One Dictyostelium discoideum AX4 chromosome 3 chromosome, whole genome shotgun sequence genomic region harbors:
- the snrpD1 gene encoding LSM domain-containing protein (Similar to like-Sm), whose amino-acid sequence MKLVRFLMKLHNETVTIELKNGTIVQGSVAGVDVSMNTHLKTVKLTLKGKNPVNLDTLSIRGNNIRYFILPESLNLGTLLVDDTPKVKAKKTTSKPGESKPSMRGGRGGGRGGARGGSRGGSRGGSRGGRN is encoded by the exons atGAAATTAGTAAG atttttaatgaaattacatAATGAAACAGttacaattgaattaaaGAATGGAACAATTGTACAGGGATCAGTTGCAGGTGTTGATGTTAGTATGAATACTCATTTAAAAACAGTTAAACTCACACTCAAAGGAAAGAATCCTGTAAATTTAGATACATTAAGCATTAGAGGAAATAATATCAGATATTTCATATTACCAGAATCTTTAAATCTTGGTACACTTTTAGTTGATGATACTCCAAAAGTTAAAGCAAAGAAAACTACTTCAAAACCAGGTG aaTCTAAACCAAGTATGAGAGGTGGTCGTGGTGGTGGTCGTGGTGGAGCAAGAGGTGGTTCAAGAGGTGGTTCAAGAGGTGGTTCAAGAGGCGgtagaaattaa